The nucleotide sequence GTTTGTACTAAAACCTGAGCTTGTTGCAGTACTTCCTGCGATTTTATTGTAAAATTATTTAAATTCATTTTTTTAATTTTTATGGTTGTGTTGTTGATATCTACTTTTCAAACGGTGTTCCAAATGTTATTTAATGACTATTTGTCTTGTTTTGAGTGTTTTAAGAAGGGTGAAAATGACAAAATGACGTTTTTAAGCTTTTAAGAAAGTTATCAAATAGGATAAATTGACGTATATTTGAGATTAAATTTACAAAAATGAATTGGAAGGTCTTAGAACATATAGATCAAATTGATCAAATAATTAATGAATCTTGGAACAAACCCGTTTTGCTTTTCAAGCACAGCACGCGTTGCATCATCAGTAAAATGGCGCTAAAGAATTTTGAAAGTGATTTTTCATTGCAGGATGTGATGGATGCCTATTACTTAGATTTAATTGCTTACAGAAACATCTCAAATGAGATCGCGGAAGTATTTAAAGTGGAGCATCAATCGCCTCAAATTTTATTGATTAAAGATGGTAAAGTTATATATCATGCATCTCACGAAAGTATTGATGCGAATGTTTTGATGAAGTTGGTTTAATACTATAAGCTATTTTTAATTAGACCTCCCAGGTTTTTAAAACCTGGGAGGTCTGAAGGATAGTAATTTCTAATAAAATTTAGAATCATGACGTATATAATAATCAGTACTCTAATGATTATAGTTTGTTTAATTATTAATACGTCACAATTTTAATGGGACACTAGTGAAACTATTTACATAAAAAAATCTGACTAACTCGTCGGATTTTCTGTATTTTGATTGTTCTGATAATAATTTTGATGTGATGCAAATTCGTTGGCAGTTTCAACCTTTTTGTAAGCTTCCACAATTTTCTTAACCAAGCGGTGGCGCACAATGTCTTTATCGTCTAAAAACACAAACCCTATACCTTCTACACCTTCTAAAATGCGCAACGCTTCGCGCAAGCCCGATGTTACTTTTCGTGGTAAATCAACCTGACCCGGATCGCCCGTAATGATAAACTTGGCATTTTTACCCATACGCGTTAAAAACATTTTCATTTGGCTGTGGGTGGTGTTTTGGGCTTCGTCTAAGATCACAAACGCATTGTCCAGCGTACGTCCGCGCATAAATGCTAATGGAGCAATTTGAATGATTCCTTTTAACAAGTAATCTTCTAAGGTGGTTGGTGGCAACATATCGCGCAATGCATCATATAAAGGTTGCATATACGGATCGAGTTTTTCCTTCATATCGCCCGGTAAAAAACCTAAATTTTCCCCTGCTTCAACTGCTGGTCGGGTCAAAATAATACGTTTTACCTGCTTTTCTTTCAACGCTTTTACCGCCAAAGCAACACCCGTGTAGGTTTTACCGGTTCCCGCAGGACCAATGGCAAAAACCATATCGTTTTTAAAAACCAAATCTACCAATTTCTGCTGATTAGGTGTGGTGGCTTTAATGAGTTTTCCACCCAAACCGTGCACCAAAATTTCATCTGATTTATCCATTCGTTGCGGAACATCATCTAAAATCAATCGTTCAATAATGTTTTCGTTGAGCTGGTTGTATTTATCGTAATACTTTAAAATACGTTCAAAACGCGTTTCAAACTGATCCAAAATTTCAGCTTCGCCAAAAATTTTCATGGTAGTTCCGCGGGCTACTATTTTTAGTTTTGGATACAGCTTTTTAATCACCTCTAAATGTATATCTTGCGGACCCCAAAAATCTTTCGGGGTAATGTGTTCTAATTCTATGATTCTTTCGTTCAAAAGCTACATTGTTTAATTAAAATAATTAGTTTTGCATATATCAAATCTAATAAAAAAAAACAAAAAACACTAACAAAAAAAGCGAATGTCAATTATTACATTAACAACAGATTACGGTATAAAAGATCATTTTGTTGCAGCGGTTAAAGGTAAAATTTTATCGCGCATGCCGTTGGTTCAAATAGTTGATATTTCGCATTGTATTGATTTTTACAATATTGCCAACGCAAGTTATGTGCTTTATGGAGCGTATAATAATTTTCCGAAAGGTACTATTCACATGGTTTTGGTGGAAGCAGAAATGTTTGATCAAACATCGTTTTTGCTTGCAAAATTAAACGGTCACTACATTTTAACGGCCAACAATGGTACCATTACGCTATTGGCTTCTGCCGAAGATGCGATTGAAATTATTGATTTAAAAATACCCGATTTTTGTTCGGATACCATTTCGCTTTATAATCATGTGGCAGAAAGTATCTTAAACAAGGAACCTTTTGAGGAATTAGGTGCACCAATCGATTACAACGATTGCGAATTGTTGGTGGAATTGCGCCCAAAAGTTGCAGATGACGAAAACGCCATTAAAGGTTCTGTGATTTATATTGACCATTACGGAAACGCTGTTACCAATATCACCAAGGAACTGTTTGAACGTGTTCGGAAAGAACGAAAGTTTGAAATTGCTGCCAAAAGATACCGCATTAACCGCATTAATGCTTTTTATGGTGATTTTAATACAGAAAACAAGTCGTTGCGCGAATTTGAAGGTGATATGTTGTTTATTTTTAATGATTTGGGTTTTTTGCAAATGGCAATATATAAGTCCGATTTAGAAAATGTGGGCAATGCCAAAAGCTTGTTTGGTGTGTCATACCGCGACACCGTAATTATTGAATTTACCGAATAAATAAAGATATGTTTATAA is from Paenimyroides aestuarii and encodes:
- the ytxJ gene encoding bacillithiol system redox-active protein YtxJ; the encoded protein is MNWKVLEHIDQIDQIINESWNKPVLLFKHSTRCIISKMALKNFESDFSLQDVMDAYYLDLIAYRNISNEIAEVFKVEHQSPQILLIKDGKVIYHASHESIDANVLMKLV
- a CDS encoding PhoH family protein; its protein translation is MNERIIELEHITPKDFWGPQDIHLEVIKKLYPKLKIVARGTTMKIFGEAEILDQFETRFERILKYYDKYNQLNENIIERLILDDVPQRMDKSDEILVHGLGGKLIKATTPNQQKLVDLVFKNDMVFAIGPAGTGKTYTGVALAVKALKEKQVKRIILTRPAVEAGENLGFLPGDMKEKLDPYMQPLYDALRDMLPPTTLEDYLLKGIIQIAPLAFMRGRTLDNAFVILDEAQNTTHSQMKMFLTRMGKNAKFIITGDPGQVDLPRKVTSGLREALRILEGVEGIGFVFLDDKDIVRHRLVKKIVEAYKKVETANEFASHQNYYQNNQNTENPTS
- a CDS encoding SAM hydrolase/SAM-dependent halogenase family protein, whose amino-acid sequence is MSIITLTTDYGIKDHFVAAVKGKILSRMPLVQIVDISHCIDFYNIANASYVLYGAYNNFPKGTIHMVLVEAEMFDQTSFLLAKLNGHYILTANNGTITLLASAEDAIEIIDLKIPDFCSDTISLYNHVAESILNKEPFEELGAPIDYNDCELLVELRPKVADDENAIKGSVIYIDHYGNAVTNITKELFERVRKERKFEIAAKRYRINRINAFYGDFNTENKSLREFEGDMLFIFNDLGFLQMAIYKSDLENVGNAKSLFGVSYRDTVIIEFTE